Proteins from a genomic interval of Sphingobacterium sp. SYP-B4668:
- a CDS encoding SusC/RagA family TonB-linked outer membrane protein gives MEKLLKKMNATWVLVLPLLLYYNYGQAQQSRTVQGIVINELTKESLSDVNVSVVGGTTTVRTAKDGSFSIQAATTSKLQLSYVGFETTIVNAAVDNLHIGLRPSDRSLDEVVVVAYGTAKRANFTGSVSTISAENINNRPVSSVSKALEGQVPGLQSVSSSGQPGTDATIRIRGIGSINASSAPLYVVDGNPYNGDINAINQSDIQSISVLKDAAASALYGSRGANGVIIITTKNGAKGDTRINFSLNQGFSNRAVKDYEKVNTDQYFELYWEALRNRNVANKMSAEQAAATASRQLVTNLGINPYGSGFPEPVGVDGKLVTGAKTLWNDNWEDVLLRTGNRTQSDLNFGGGGEKSDYYLSFGYLNDQGVAIESGFKRYNARLNTNVKAKSWLNAGLNLSVSSSLQKYPTSEDSNTANIINFPRTIGPFYPYYKRESDGSYELDDNDNKIYDFGSYRPAGATPNSNMAASLPLDKNDIRRENLSGRAYLEAILTSDLKFRTTYSLDYVNSNTHDFVNPLLGDGVRTKGSVSKSNFRRVSYTLNNILTYDKTWDDHHINLLGGQEFYKYQNSEISGSRERFVMPGFNEPDAASLLTGFDGYSVDYALLSFLGRAEYDYKNRYFFSGSLRTDGSSRFAPDTRWGTFWSLGASWKIAEEEFLKNTGLFNQLTLRASYGAQGNDNLGTYYAYQGLYAITNSLGEGGTVTRRLATPDLKWETNLNLNVGLDVAILNNRISASIEYFDRKSKDLLYTMPMAPSTGFTGYDVNLGGIKNTGIELTLQTIPIRNEDFRWNLDLNVSHFKNQITELPNGNKDIESGNKLLRVGGSIYDFYIKEWAGVNPGDGTPTWYIQNADGSKDATWDYSKASRSIQGSALPKVTGGLSNTFTYKNIDLSALLTFSLGGKIYDGDYLMVMHNGNSPGRAWSKEILNRWTPENTDTDVPALSTTNSGWTQQSTRFLYSASYARLKNVSLGYNFSKNLLTRIGLQQLRVFAQGENLLTFNKHKGMDPEQTVNGATYYRYPAMRSVSAGLQLGF, from the coding sequence ATGGAAAAATTACTTAAAAAGATGAATGCGACCTGGGTGCTGGTCCTCCCGTTATTGTTGTACTACAATTATGGACAAGCCCAGCAATCGAGAACAGTACAAGGTATTGTTATCAACGAATTGACAAAGGAATCATTGTCAGATGTGAATGTAAGTGTTGTGGGGGGGACTACCACGGTACGGACAGCCAAAGATGGTTCGTTTTCAATTCAAGCAGCGACAACCTCCAAATTGCAGCTCAGCTACGTGGGTTTTGAAACAACAATTGTAAATGCAGCAGTAGATAATCTACATATAGGTTTACGTCCAAGTGACCGTAGCTTAGATGAAGTCGTGGTCGTAGCTTATGGTACCGCCAAACGGGCAAATTTTACAGGATCGGTATCGACCATCTCAGCAGAGAATATTAATAATAGACCTGTTTCATCCGTTAGTAAGGCCCTAGAAGGACAAGTTCCGGGACTACAGTCTGTTTCTTCCTCTGGCCAACCAGGTACAGATGCGACAATTCGTATCCGAGGGATAGGCTCTATCAATGCCTCAAGTGCGCCTTTATACGTTGTGGATGGCAATCCCTACAATGGTGATATCAACGCCATCAATCAGAGCGATATCCAGTCTATTTCAGTGCTTAAAGATGCAGCTGCGAGCGCTCTATACGGTTCTAGGGGAGCAAATGGTGTTATTATCATCACGACAAAGAATGGCGCAAAAGGAGATACGAGGATTAATTTTAGTTTGAACCAAGGTTTTTCAAACAGAGCGGTAAAGGATTATGAAAAAGTAAATACAGATCAATATTTTGAATTATACTGGGAGGCACTACGTAATCGCAACGTCGCTAATAAGATGTCGGCCGAACAAGCCGCAGCTACCGCTAGTCGTCAATTGGTCACCAATCTCGGTATCAACCCATATGGATCAGGGTTTCCTGAGCCGGTAGGTGTGGATGGTAAGCTAGTCACAGGTGCCAAAACGCTGTGGAATGACAATTGGGAAGATGTATTACTACGTACCGGAAACCGTACACAATCGGATCTCAATTTTGGAGGTGGTGGTGAAAAAAGCGATTACTATCTATCTTTTGGATACCTCAATGATCAAGGCGTCGCAATTGAATCTGGATTTAAACGTTATAATGCCAGGTTGAATACCAATGTCAAAGCAAAAAGTTGGTTGAATGCAGGATTAAATCTCTCCGTGAGCAGTAGCCTACAGAAATATCCAACCTCCGAAGACAGCAACACGGCCAATATTATTAACTTTCCACGTACAATAGGTCCTTTTTATCCCTATTATAAACGAGAATCAGATGGTTCATACGAATTGGACGATAATGATAATAAAATCTATGACTTTGGAAGTTACAGACCTGCTGGGGCTACTCCCAATAGTAATATGGCAGCATCGCTACCTTTGGATAAAAACGATATCCGTAGAGAGAACCTCTCTGGTAGAGCATATTTGGAGGCAATCTTGACATCCGACCTTAAATTTAGGACCACTTACAGCTTAGATTATGTCAATTCCAATACACATGATTTCGTGAATCCATTGCTGGGAGACGGGGTTCGAACTAAAGGCAGCGTGTCTAAAAGCAATTTTCGTCGAGTCTCCTATACTTTAAATAATATCTTGACCTATGATAAAACATGGGATGATCATCATATCAACCTTTTGGGAGGACAAGAATTCTATAAGTATCAGAATTCAGAGATTAGTGGGAGTAGAGAGCGTTTTGTAATGCCTGGGTTTAATGAACCAGATGCCGCGTCGTTGTTGACCGGTTTTGATGGCTATTCTGTAGACTATGCATTGTTGAGTTTTCTGGGGCGCGCGGAGTACGATTATAAAAATCGCTATTTCTTCTCTGGATCACTACGTACGGACGGGTCTTCGCGCTTTGCTCCAGATACCAGATGGGGTACATTCTGGTCTTTGGGAGCTTCCTGGAAAATTGCCGAGGAAGAATTTCTTAAGAATACAGGACTATTCAACCAACTTACTTTACGAGCCAGTTATGGTGCGCAAGGCAATGACAATCTAGGTACTTATTATGCCTATCAAGGATTGTATGCCATCACCAATAGCTTGGGTGAAGGGGGGACGGTGACACGCCGATTGGCGACACCAGATTTGAAGTGGGAAACCAACCTTAATCTAAATGTAGGATTAGATGTCGCTATTTTGAATAATCGCATTTCTGCTTCGATAGAGTATTTCGATCGTAAGAGCAAAGACTTATTGTATACCATGCCGATGGCGCCTTCGACCGGATTTACAGGATATGATGTCAACTTAGGGGGGATCAAAAATACAGGTATTGAATTGACTTTACAGACCATTCCCATCAGGAATGAAGATTTTCGATGGAATCTAGATTTGAATGTAAGCCATTTTAAAAACCAGATTACCGAACTGCCAAATGGAAATAAGGATATTGAAAGTGGTAATAAATTACTGCGTGTTGGTGGATCTATATATGATTTTTATATAAAGGAATGGGCAGGGGTAAATCCTGGAGATGGTACACCAACGTGGTACATTCAGAATGCTGACGGTTCAAAGGATGCGACTTGGGACTACAGTAAAGCCTCCAGGTCGATTCAAGGATCGGCATTACCCAAAGTAACTGGAGGACTGAGCAATACATTCACCTACAAAAATATAGATCTATCAGCGCTACTGACTTTCAGTCTAGGGGGCAAGATTTATGATGGAGACTATTTGATGGTCATGCACAATGGTAATTCTCCTGGACGAGCATGGAGTAAGGAGATTTTAAACCGCTGGACCCCTGAAAATACAGATACTGACGTGCCAGCGCTCTCGACTACCAACTCAGGTTGGACACAACAGTCTACTCGTTTCCTGTATAGTGCCAGTTATGCGCGCTTGAAAAATGTGAGCTTGGGATATAACTTTTCTAAAAACTTGCTGACCCGTATCGGGTTGCAACAATTACGCGTCTTTGCTCAAGGAGAGAACCTATTGACCTTCAACAAACACAAAGGGATGGACCCTGAGCAAACAGTCAATGGAGCAACTTATTATAGATACCCAGCAATGCGTTCAGTATCTGCAGGTCTACAGTTAGGATTTTAG
- a CDS encoding N(4)-(beta-N-acetylglucosaminyl)-L-asparaginase, with protein MHSRRKFIKQGIMGAASLGSLSTLSSFSGAISTKGGAPIVISTWDFGVAANQAAWEILKKNGKAIDAVEQGVRVPEADLKNMTVGKGGYPDRDGHVTLDACIMDSEGNCGAVAALEHIAHPISVARLVMDKTPHVMLVGEGALQFALQQGFEKEELLTPEGEKAWKEWLKEKKYKPIMNIENKSFAVERLPGNQYNHDTIGMLALDSDGNLAGACTTSGMAFKMRGRVGDSPIIGAGLYVDNEVGGATSTGVGEEVIRTVGSFLVVELMRQGYTPEAACKEAVERIIKKKPATAKEIQVGFLALNKKGEYGSYALQDGFSYAVCNQEKQDLLIKGKHIFGA; from the coding sequence ATGCATTCAAGACGTAAATTTATAAAACAAGGGATAATGGGAGCTGCTTCTTTAGGAAGCTTGAGTACTTTGTCGAGTTTTTCTGGAGCTATTTCTACAAAAGGTGGCGCTCCCATCGTGATCTCAACCTGGGATTTTGGTGTCGCAGCCAATCAAGCTGCTTGGGAAATTTTGAAAAAAAATGGAAAAGCCATTGATGCGGTTGAACAAGGAGTGCGTGTACCCGAAGCTGACTTGAAGAATATGACGGTAGGCAAGGGAGGCTATCCTGATCGGGATGGTCATGTAACTTTGGATGCGTGTATTATGGATTCCGAAGGCAATTGTGGGGCAGTCGCTGCTTTGGAACATATAGCACATCCGATATCGGTCGCTAGGTTAGTCATGGACAAGACACCACATGTCATGCTAGTAGGTGAGGGGGCACTGCAGTTCGCTCTTCAGCAAGGGTTCGAAAAAGAAGAATTGTTGACGCCTGAGGGTGAAAAGGCATGGAAGGAATGGTTGAAAGAGAAGAAATACAAACCCATCATGAATATTGAGAACAAGTCATTCGCCGTCGAACGCTTACCAGGTAATCAGTACAATCACGACACAATCGGTATGCTGGCCTTGGATAGCGATGGTAATCTTGCAGGAGCATGTACCACCAGCGGAATGGCCTTCAAAATGCGAGGAAGGGTAGGAGATAGCCCTATCATTGGAGCTGGACTTTACGTAGATAATGAAGTGGGAGGAGCTACCTCTACTGGTGTAGGCGAAGAAGTAATCCGAACAGTAGGCAGTTTTTTGGTAGTCGAGCTTATGCGACAAGGATACACTCCCGAAGCGGCTTGCAAAGAAGCAGTCGAACGCATCATCAAGAAAAAACCAGCTACGGCCAAGGAAATTCAGGTTGGATTCCTAGCCTTGAATAAAAAGGGCGAGTATGGTTCTTATGCTTTGCAAGATGGTTTTTCATATGCCGTGTGCAACCAAGAGAAACAAGACCTGTTGATCAAAGGAAAACATATTTTTGGAGCCTAG
- a CDS encoding RagB/SusD family nutrient uptake outer membrane protein yields MNRNIIYIASLFLLVVVGCSKDLETAPTDAVDENEIYKNADNIETVINGTWKYLNETYATYANPGYSAVMRTSDAMGSDVALITTKYGYAGPYNFTDMFNETSSRTTFFWTLFYKVIDNMNNVVTKIDAADGDLDYKNRLKGQAKALRAFAYYNLVSFYQYTYAKDKDALAVPIYTEPTTVTTVPQARATVEQVYALIESDLKDALTLVGMYQGAKYKINSAIINGLLARTYLNTEKWELAAKHAADARKGYPLMEAAKYAEGFNDLANGEWIWGHPQTPEQSDESYTFHYMDVSSKEAYYSSFMADPYFKELFDEQDIRSQLFEWSGSSINKGWLKYKKFKFRSNMTGDIVYMRAAEMYLIEAEGLARGGHEGEAIDRLNELRGARNAKPYTSGNLVDAILIERRKELWGEGFSLTDILRTQVSVARKSYVKPDGTAIYVTVKNDEGKNESVEALGHTLLIFPDRTSFVPNSRYYLFAIPESERNRNENL; encoded by the coding sequence ATGAATAGAAATATTATATATATAGCCAGTCTCTTTCTTTTAGTGGTGGTAGGTTGTTCAAAAGATCTAGAGACAGCACCGACCGATGCCGTGGATGAAAATGAAATCTATAAGAATGCAGATAATATAGAGACGGTCATCAATGGCACCTGGAAATATCTGAATGAAACATATGCTACTTACGCTAACCCAGGGTATAGTGCTGTGATGCGTACCAGTGACGCTATGGGAAGCGATGTCGCACTGATTACAACCAAGTATGGATATGCGGGGCCTTACAATTTCACAGACATGTTCAATGAGACTTCCAGCAGGACTACCTTTTTCTGGACCTTATTCTATAAAGTCATTGACAATATGAATAATGTCGTCACCAAAATAGATGCTGCTGATGGAGATCTAGACTATAAGAACAGGCTGAAAGGACAGGCCAAAGCACTTCGGGCTTTTGCTTATTACAACCTAGTAAGTTTCTATCAGTATACATATGCCAAGGACAAGGATGCATTGGCAGTACCCATTTATACCGAGCCGACCACTGTTACCACTGTTCCTCAGGCTCGGGCCACAGTAGAGCAAGTGTATGCATTGATTGAATCCGATCTTAAAGATGCGTTAACATTGGTGGGGATGTATCAAGGAGCAAAATACAAAATCAATAGTGCGATAATCAACGGCCTTTTGGCTCGTACCTATTTGAATACCGAGAAATGGGAGCTTGCAGCAAAGCATGCGGCTGATGCTCGAAAGGGCTATCCTTTAATGGAAGCAGCTAAATATGCAGAAGGGTTCAATGACTTGGCAAATGGCGAATGGATATGGGGGCATCCACAGACCCCAGAGCAAAGCGATGAGAGTTATACATTCCACTACATGGATGTCTCCTCAAAGGAAGCTTACTATAGCAGTTTTATGGCTGATCCATATTTTAAAGAACTATTTGATGAGCAAGATATCCGTAGTCAACTTTTCGAATGGAGTGGATCTAGCATAAACAAAGGCTGGTTGAAGTATAAAAAGTTCAAGTTTAGGTCGAATATGACTGGCGATATTGTATATATGCGTGCAGCAGAAATGTATTTGATTGAGGCGGAAGGATTGGCGAGGGGCGGACATGAAGGAGAGGCTATAGATCGCTTGAATGAATTGCGGGGTGCACGGAATGCCAAACCTTACACTTCAGGGAACCTAGTTGATGCAATATTGATTGAGCGTCGAAAAGAATTGTGGGGAGAAGGATTTTCACTCACCGACATCCTACGGACGCAGGTCTCCGTTGCGCGGAAAAGCTATGTTAAACCCGATGGTACAGCAATATATGTGACCGTGAAAAATGACGAAGGGAAGAACGAAAGTGTGGAGGCTTTAGGCCATACACTTCTGATATTTCCTGATCGTACATCTTTTGTGCCTAATAGTCGATATTATCTTTTTGCAATTCCAGAAAGTGAAAGAAATCGAAATGAAAATCTATAA
- a CDS encoding DNA gyrase/topoisomerase IV subunit A: protein MSDETNYNDDHEEALSPQENEQTSNTIPLSGLYENWFLDYASYVILDRAVPHINDGFKPVQRRILHSLKEMDDGRYNKAANVIGNTMKYHPHGDASIGDAMVQLGQKNLLIDCQGNWGDPITGDSAAAPRYIEGRLSKFALDVVFNPETTEWQFSYDGRNREPVTLPVKFPLLLAQGAEGIAVGLATKIMPHNFIELIDESIKVLQGERPYLLPDFPTGGMADCSAYNEGQRGGKIRVRAKIEERDKKTLAITEIPFGTTTGGLIESVVTANDKGKIKIKKIEDNTAENVEIIVHLAPGISPDVTIDALYAFTACESSISPNTCVIKNEKPYFMSVNDILIENTKNTKDLLKQELEIKLHDLQEKIFFSTLLKIFIQQGMYKHPDYENSGDFNTVVGVLDTLFEPFFPQFYRTILPEDYKKLIDKPMSSITRFDVKKADEQMAALEEDIKTVKKHLRQLTEYAIAWYTRLKEKYGQGRERKTELRAFDKVEASQVALANAKLYVNREEGFIGSSMKKDEFVSDCSDIDDIIVFRGDGKYVVTKIQDKVFVGKDIIHVAVFKKGDERTIYNVVYKEGGTGTSYIKRFSVVGVTRDKEYDVSKGSKASKILYFTANPNGEAEIINVQLKPHSKLRKLAFDMDFAEIAIKGRASQGNIVSKYPVKKIAFKSAGVSTLAGRKIWYDEILKRLNVDERGKYLGEFDGDDKILTVMADGSYELSNFDLSNHFDEKMIRIEKFYPQHVYTAVHQDGKSGTYYVKRFCFDELPVGKRVTFINDEPNSKLILLTNAAEPVVKLDLRKGKSQTEEVIDQPLVEIIDVKGIKAQGNRLSFHTIQKIDLLTAEEDLTVLKESEEIPPTESDRQHDSRDVKSDLTLEITNPDDVELGDNLKKDDNGSIDDNGQIGLF from the coding sequence ATGAGCGACGAAACGAACTACAACGACGACCACGAAGAAGCATTATCACCTCAAGAAAACGAACAGACCAGCAATACGATTCCTTTATCCGGTTTATATGAAAACTGGTTTTTGGATTATGCTTCGTATGTCATCTTGGACCGTGCAGTACCTCATATCAACGACGGATTCAAGCCCGTCCAACGCCGAATACTCCACTCATTGAAAGAGATGGATGATGGTCGATATAATAAGGCGGCCAATGTCATCGGTAACACCATGAAGTATCATCCACACGGGGACGCTTCTATCGGGGATGCGATGGTACAATTAGGTCAAAAAAACCTACTCATAGACTGTCAGGGTAACTGGGGAGACCCTATCACAGGCGACTCAGCTGCTGCACCTCGTTATATCGAAGGTCGCCTATCCAAATTTGCCCTTGACGTCGTATTCAATCCGGAGACTACAGAATGGCAATTTAGCTATGATGGTCGGAATCGCGAACCTGTAACACTTCCTGTCAAATTCCCATTGCTGCTGGCCCAAGGAGCCGAGGGTATCGCGGTAGGTTTGGCGACCAAGATTATGCCGCACAATTTTATCGAGCTGATCGATGAATCCATCAAAGTTCTTCAAGGGGAGCGTCCGTATCTTCTTCCGGATTTCCCAACTGGGGGAATGGCCGATTGCTCCGCTTACAATGAAGGGCAAAGGGGGGGTAAAATCCGTGTTCGTGCCAAAATCGAAGAGCGTGACAAGAAGACTTTGGCAATTACTGAAATCCCCTTTGGAACCACTACAGGGGGGCTCATCGAAAGTGTTGTCACCGCTAACGACAAGGGAAAAATCAAGATTAAAAAGATAGAAGATAACACCGCTGAAAACGTAGAGATTATCGTACACCTTGCGCCAGGAATCTCTCCTGACGTGACTATTGATGCCCTGTACGCATTTACGGCATGCGAATCTTCTATTTCACCGAATACATGTGTCATCAAGAATGAGAAGCCATACTTCATGAGTGTGAATGACATCTTGATTGAGAACACAAAAAACACCAAAGACTTGCTGAAACAGGAGTTGGAGATCAAACTCCATGACCTACAGGAAAAGATTTTTTTCAGTACGCTACTCAAGATATTTATACAGCAGGGCATGTATAAACATCCCGACTATGAAAACTCTGGAGATTTCAACACTGTGGTGGGCGTATTGGATACTTTATTCGAGCCATTCTTCCCTCAGTTTTACCGTACCATCCTGCCTGAGGACTACAAAAAACTGATCGATAAGCCGATGAGTAGCATCACGAGATTCGACGTAAAGAAAGCGGACGAACAGATGGCTGCTTTGGAGGAGGATATTAAAACGGTCAAGAAGCATCTTCGTCAATTGACTGAATATGCAATTGCATGGTATACCCGATTGAAAGAGAAATATGGTCAAGGACGGGAACGCAAGACCGAGCTTCGTGCTTTTGATAAAGTAGAGGCTTCACAGGTAGCATTGGCTAACGCTAAGCTGTATGTAAATCGTGAGGAAGGATTTATCGGGTCGAGCATGAAGAAGGATGAATTCGTATCTGACTGTTCGGATATTGACGATATTATCGTGTTCCGAGGTGACGGCAAGTATGTGGTTACTAAAATACAGGACAAAGTATTCGTCGGAAAAGACATTATACATGTAGCTGTATTTAAAAAGGGTGACGAACGTACGATTTATAATGTGGTATATAAAGAGGGCGGTACAGGGACAAGCTATATTAAACGATTCTCGGTAGTAGGTGTGACGCGGGATAAGGAATATGACGTATCGAAAGGATCGAAAGCTTCGAAAATACTGTATTTCACGGCCAATCCGAATGGGGAGGCGGAAATCATAAATGTACAGCTGAAACCGCATTCGAAGCTTCGCAAATTGGCATTCGACATGGATTTTGCAGAGATTGCCATCAAGGGGCGTGCATCGCAAGGAAATATCGTATCCAAATACCCTGTAAAGAAAATAGCGTTTAAGAGTGCGGGAGTATCCACACTCGCTGGACGAAAAATATGGTACGATGAAATCCTCAAACGACTGAACGTGGATGAGAGGGGCAAGTACTTAGGTGAGTTTGATGGGGATGATAAGATTCTTACGGTTATGGCGGACGGTTCATACGAGTTGTCCAACTTTGATTTGAGCAATCACTTTGATGAGAAGATGATTCGTATCGAGAAGTTCTATCCGCAACATGTCTACACAGCTGTACACCAAGATGGCAAAAGTGGCACTTACTATGTGAAGCGTTTCTGTTTTGATGAGTTGCCTGTGGGCAAACGGGTTACTTTCATTAATGATGAGCCGAATTCGAAGCTTATCTTGTTGACCAATGCTGCTGAGCCGGTGGTCAAATTGGACCTTCGCAAAGGAAAATCGCAGACCGAAGAAGTCATAGACCAACCTTTGGTCGAAATCATTGATGTGAAGGGGATAAAAGCGCAAGGTAATAGGCTATCGTTCCACACGATACAGAAGATCGATTTGCTTACAGCCGAAGAGGATCTCACCGTTTTAAAGGAAAGTGAAGAAATACCTCCTACGGAATCTGATCGACAGCATGATAGCAGGGACGTCAAATCGGACCTGACACTTGAGATCACCAATCCCGATGATGTCGAACTGGGTGATAACCTTAAAAAGGATGACAACGGAAGTATAGACGACAATGGCCAGATAGGTTTATTCTAG